The DNA window ATGAAAGTTGTCCATTCTTAGTGGAGTTGGAGAAAGATAGCTCACACACAAAGTTGGGAGTTTTCCAATGAATGCTTAGCAATGACAATCGCTCAGAACACGAAATCGATAAAATCTAAGGGTTGATAGAAATACATTTTCAGTTCCTAGTTTTACATATTCAGGAAATGTTTTGCTTCCATTACTAGGAAGGTGCTTTGCTCTTTTTTTCTGGCACTAGAGGTATTTCCATTCTACGCCCTTTACCCTCAGCAACATAAGGCCCAAAATAACCGACTTCATCTACAACTGAACTGTACAATGTTTGTATCCTCCCAACCTCCAAAACTCTCGGAGAAGCAGTTGACTTCGATAAGCATTTCATGGCAGCCACTCTTGATGCCTTAGATATACAAAGGTCTCTTAATGTCTGCTTCAAATTAACAACCTCAGAACTTCCAACTCGTGGTGACCGAGGAACACCTAATGTCATAGGTTATTTTAAGGTGTTTTTTAGCTTATGACTCATAGTACCATCTTGTGAAATACTCATATCCCTAGGTGAAGAAGATTTAAGAGAAATTGATTCAAACATCTTGTTAATATCATCTTATATATTATCCTTGTATCCTAGGTTCAGTACCAAAGgcttcttatttttctttgataTTTTGAATTGAGAATCAGATTGGCAATTCCCCACAACACCTTTCCCGATACATCCATCCTCCATGGCTTTAACTATTTCACCGGTGCGAGATAATGAACCCATTATAAGAAAAATCAGCACACTAACTCAACTTTTTCATAAACTCAAGATACAACAAGACGAACATGAAAAATCCAAATCTCAAAAAAGAACTGGAAATGTACTTCTGGGAATTTCCGGAAATGTACTTCTAAAATTAATTAAGTTGTAAAGTGTGTATAGGGGCgtctcaaaaatatattttcgattTCAAGAACATTTTTTAAGATCGCATGATAGGTAAGAAAAACATAGAATGGAAGAACATACTTGAGGTTTTCCTTTGAGTTTGAGATGATTTAGATAATTATCTTCCACTAATATGAGAGAGAAAGTCTGGCTTCTCTCTAAAAAACACTCTTTTGAAAGCCTGTTTTTTTTCTTGGATCGATGATGGATAGAGATGGTAGGGGAGCTTGGACAAGGGTGGTGAATCGGAAATGGATAGCAAAATCTCAATGGGGTGTCAAGAAGGGAATGGGAAACGATAAGGAATTGGATAACAAGCTAAGTTCTTTAGTTTTCTTCTCCTCGTTTCCAGATTCTATGAATGCTAGAGATTTGTATGACATCTTTAAAGTACATGGGGACATTGATGAAGTGTTTATCCCAGCGAAAAGAGATGTCAAAGGTGGTCGATATGGGTTTGTTCGTTTCTTTGATGTGGAAGATGAAGGCCTATTTGCTACTAAGCTGGATAATATCTTCATTGGAACTAGAAAACTTTTCGTTAATCTACCCAGGTTCTCAAGAGCTAGACAGCCTCGGATGTTAGGAGAGGGTGTAGATAAAGATGTGCAGAAGAGATTAGGGAAGAAGAAGTTGGAGGAGGAGGAGTTCTATGGGCAGAGGAGGGTGGTGGAGGGGGCTGTCAGGAGTAACCCAGTTTGTTCTGGAAATTCTTTTGTTGAAGTGTTGAAATCAAAGGGACCGATTCAGTCACAGGGCAATAATTATATTGCTAGTGTTTCCTGTTTTGTAAACAATGAAGATATGAAGAGATTCTTGGGGGCTTTCGTAGGTCAAGTGATAAACCCAGGTTCAACTTACAACATACAGGAAAAGTTCAACAGGAAAGGTTTTTTCTCGATTCAGGTTACACCCTTAGGGGCGAATTTATGTCTGTTGGAAGATAGGCAGGAGGGGGCTGTGCAGAAGTGGATATCGGAAGATGAGGCTTAGATCAAGACACGGTTCTTGGAGGTTCGACCTTGGAATCCGCTAGAAGTAGATAAAGAGAGAGTGACTTGGATCTGGTGTTTTGGTATTCCTTGCCATGCATGGATGCAAGAGATTTTCAGTGTTATTGTCTCGCCATTTGGAGCATTCCTCTGTGCTGATGATATCACTAGAGGTGGAAGGAAAATGGATGTGGCGCGTGTGTTAATTAGAACCAATGAGGTTAACGCTATCACCGAAGAGGTGCAGGTTTCCATTAATGGTGAATGTTTTAATATAAGGCTCGTGGAGGATGCCCAGAGTCCACTAAGGGAATTTGTTCACGAGTCTGGAGATGAGGACGAAGAATCAGATGGAAGCTCAAGCTACATTTCTGATACGGGTGAAATGTTGGAGGAAGAAGACGATGGATTATTGGAGGAAGGGGAAATAGACGGTAATCCTCAAGGTACCTTTGATGCTATGGTTAGGGTGGCGCGTCTAGAGGCACAACAGGCTCTTTCTCTTTCACAAAAAGGTGAAAGTTCAACTGTGAAAGATATTTTGATTGAGGTACCGCAGGTTGACACAATGGGTACTACAATTCAGGCGGCAAGTTTCTCGAGTGCTGGGATAAGTCCTATTCAGAAACTTCTCTCTGACCATACTGTTGCTTTATCGAATGTCTCTGTTTCAGTTGGAGTGGATCAGATGGTGGGCCCACCCATATTGGGTCAGGATAATGGTCTTGGATCTCCCTCAGCAGGCCCAGTTTGTATGGATAAGGGTTCTGGATCTGGGCTTAAAGAGGTTGTTAACGAAGCCCACTTATCCTATCCTCAAGCTATTTCACCTTTGCTTTTTACCCAGCCCCAACGAAAATGCAAATTCCTCTCTGAATTAAAAGATTCTGGGAAGGTCCCCAAAGCCACACAAACACTACTTTCTGCTGGGACTTCCAGATCTGTTAACCTGTTCAAACCGTCTTTCTTTGCTCCACTCTCAAAATCAAGCTCAATTTCGGAACCATCCAATAATTCGGGGCGCCATTTCTCGGGAGGGATTGATTTATGCTGCAAATCAACTTCAGATGGGGATATTCATCAAGGAAATTCCAGATTTTGGTTTGATCACGGCACAGGTGGGGCATCCAATATTTGGAACAAAGCATCAGACATGGGCATACGAGGTGGTGGCGATGAAGCGGCTATTATTGAATCAATTCGTCGTGCGGAATATAGGGAGGCTACATCGTATATTCATAAGGATGGAAATAAATTGGGTTCATCATGAATTTATTGTCTTTTAACATAAGAGGGGGGCTGTCCAGCAAAGAGAAAGGTGATTAGAAATTCAATTAGCTCTGGTAAGGTCGACTTATGCATGTTACAGGAAACTAAGATGCAAAGGATGAATAatttaagggttaatgaactttttgatccctctaaatattgcagatttcgtttttagtccctccaaaattttcctttaagaaatcgtcccttcaaaatttttcgtctaaactattggtccctaatgtcaaatttgctagagattagctacgactttagccactgattagctacgaaatttaacgttagggaccaatagttcggaagaaaaattttgaagggacgatttcttgaaggaaaattttggagggactaaaaacgaaatttgaaatatttaaagggacgaaaaagttcattaacccataATTTAATGGTTGATAGCTACTAGGGTAATAGTAGTGAAGTTATGTGGAGTGCAAAGAATTCAATAGGGAGGTCTGGTGGTATGCTGCTTCTGTGGAATCCCACAACTATTGAGGCTCGGGTCAGTTTTGAAGGGGATGGCTATGTGGGGATCCAGGCGTTATGGAGAGGTACTTGCATTTATTTTGTAAATGTATACTCTGCGTGTTCGATACAGGGTAAAAGGAAGTTATGGTATGACTTGGTACATCTAAAATCGTCTTTCCCGTCGGGATACTGGTGTATTGGAGGTGATTTTAACGCTATAAAGAGGTCTTCGGAAAGGAAAGGAAACATGGCTCGATTTATTCAATCGGAAATGCAGGAGTTTGATAAATTTATGTGACATGGACTTGGTGGATCCTCCTGCTGTTGGACTTGTTTCAGTAGTGCGGGAGATTCAATGAGTAGGCTAGACCGGTTCATACTATCTGAAGGGCTGATTGATATGTGGGAAATAAAGGGACAATTTGTTGAGAGTCGCAGTATTTCAGATCATTGTCCTATTGCTATCAGAGCAAGTGTACTAAATTGGGGCCCGAAGCCGTTTAAATTCTTTACGGCTTGGATAAAACATCCTAGCTTTTTACCTTTTATAAATGATGTTTGGTCTTCGACGGTAATTCAAGGtcataaattattttgttttaaagaaAAACTCAAGATCCTCAAGGCTAGGCTGAGAATTTGGAATGCTGAAGTGTTTGGCATACAGGATATGCAAATTGATTTGGCTTTTAAGGAGTTATCCGAATCTGATATAATGGCTGCGGCTATTCTGGATGATGCATCAGTGAGTATTTTCCAGGACAACCGTAAGAAGGCGCACGCAAGGGTTTGGGATAGGTTGCTTGAAAGGGAATCTCTTATTAGACAGAAATCTCGGTGTAGGTGGCTAAAGGAAGGAGATAGGAACTCaaatttttttcattcattcatgaAATCAAGGTTTCGGCGTAACTCGATTAGTGGATTAAAACAAGGAGCTGATATGATTGATGATGTGGTGGGGATAAAGAGTATGAAAATAGAGCACTTTAATGATCGTTTTCAAGAAAAGATTAAGAATAGGCCCGTTCTTGATGGTGTTGCTTTCAATGAAATTTTGCCTTTAGAAGCTGCAAGCCTAGAGGAGTCTTTTTCTATGTAGGATATCAAGGAAGTGGTGTGGAATGCTGCAACAGGCAAGAGTCCGGGTCCGGACGGTTTCTCAATGGAATTCTACAAAGCTTGTTGGGATATAATTAAGGTGGATCTTTTTGAATGCGTTTCTGAATTCTTTGAGCAGGCCCATTTACCCAAGGCAGAAGCAGCGTCGTTCATTTCCCTTATCCCTAAATGTCACAATCCACAAACTATCTCGGAGTATCGTTCGATTTGCCTTATATCAAGTGTATACAGGATCATCTCAAAGCTGTTGGCTTCGCGTCTCAAGGATGTAGTAGGCAAGTTGGTTTCGCTTAACCAATCTGCTTTTGTTCCATCAAGAGGACTTCACGATGGTGTACTAGTTCTTAATGAGGTTATAGATTTTGCAAAGAGGAAAAATAAGGGCCTGTTTATGTTCAAAGTCGACTTCGAGAAGGCTGTTGATTCTGTTTCATGGGATTATCTTCTGTACATTTTAAAGAGAATGAAGTTTGGCCTCAAATGGTGTTCTTGGATAAAAGCGTGTGTGTGTTCAGCTTCCTTCTCGGTTCTGATAAATGGCAGTCCATCTGTTGATTTTCAAGCTGGTCGGGGACTACGACAGGGGGATCCCCTCTCTCCGTTTCTTTTTATTCTTGCAGCTGAAGGTCTGACAGGTTTGCTTAGAAATGCGGTTGATATTGGTTATTACCATCCGTTTTCGATGGGTGAAGATATTAGAATTGATTTACTCCAATTTGCCGATGATACAATGATAATTGGGAATCCTTCTTGGGAAAATCTGGGAACAATTAAAGCACTATTACGTGGTTTTGAATTATGCCCGGGTCTCTCGGTAAATTTCAATAAGAGTAGCGTAGGAGGTTTAAATGTCGATCCCGATTTCATTGTGGCAGCATCTCAATACTTGTCTTGTGTGGTTACCTCTCTGCCATTTTtgttccttggaatacaaattgGATGCAATCCCAGAAGGAGGTCTTCATGGTTGAAAGTGGTACAGAAGGTGCGAAACAGATTGGCATCTTGGAAGGGGAAACATCTGTCTATTGGTGGTCGAGTTACGTTAATAAATTCGGTGATGAATGCGATACCTCTCTTCAAGTTTTCTTTCTATAAGGCTCCGAAAGTGGTGATTAACGAGCTTATCAGTATTCAACGAGCGTTTCTTTGGAACGGCagggaaaataaaaaaaggaTTAATTGGATGGCTTGGTCACTAATTTGTCGTTCGAAAGCGCAAGATGGGCTGGGAGTAAAACACTGTGAACTGTTTAATAGAGCATTGTTATCCAAATGGGGGTGGCGAATTATTAATGAAGAGGGAGCTCTATGGCATCGGATTCTTTATTTCAAATACGGCTGCATCAAATATGATATACGGGATAATTCTAAATCCTCCACTAATCCAAATCACTCACTGTGGTGGAGCGATATGCGTCTTATTCTGAATGGGTGGGGGGTTGATCCTACTTGATTTCGAACGAGTGTTTCGTGTAAAGTAGGAAATGGCGAAGATATTGATTTTTGGAGGGACTGTTGGCTAGGGAAGGACCCGCTCTACATTCAATTCCCTTCTCTGTTTCAGGGCCTGTGTGAACCAATTGTGCGTATTAGTGATGCCGGCTCGGTGTTGGATGGTTCTTGGGAATGGTCTCTGTCTCATACCACAACTCCAATTCTGCTGCCACAACAAGAGGAAGAAAGGCTTTCTCTGTGTGATATCCTAATGCCTTTTCAGCCTTGGCCGAATCTAAAGGATGGTTTTAATTGGCGGTGTGCTCCGGGAGGTTTTTCGGTGAAATTTGTCTACGATAAACTCTGTGCGTATGGAGAAAGTAACTCTGGTTTCACAACAGAATTCTTGTCCTCATTGCGGTCCGTGTGGAAATCGGGTACTCCGGGAAATATTCAAGTCTTTGGGTGGAGATTGACTCATTCAAGACTACAAACTCGAGATGAGCTATTTAAAAGACAGGTAATTTCTGGACTGTATAATCTTGGCTGCCCCCTATGCTTGCACCACAACGAAAATCACACTCATCTGTTTCTCTATTGTCAAGTCGCGAAGGAGGTTTGGCTATCCATTTTTGATTGGGTTCGGTTAGTAGGTTTTTACTCTTCTGTTTCGGTTTCTGATCATCTTAATTGGTTTGTCTCTGTCATGCCGGGTGGTATTAAGAAAAGCCGTAAAACTCTTATTTGGCTATATGTTGTTAGAGCTATATGATTAACTAGGAATGATATTCTATTTAATGGAAGGTTGCAAGGGAGTAGGGAGATTGTCGTTGTTGCTAAATCGTTATCTTGGGAGTGGCTTTGTGCGGTTAAGCACGGACAATGTCCGGTAACTCATGATGAGTGGAACTTATGCCCTTTATTAGCTTTATCTTAGAGTGGTTTTTGCTCTTTTTGTAATGGGTTGAATACCCCTTGTACTTGATTTATTGAATCCAAttggcttataaaaaaaaaaaaaaaaaaacatagaatgGGTTAAAAAAATTCCCGAATGTTTTATGTATACATGTTTGTTGACTGAATGAGTGCATACACTTCAATTGCGCCTCCGTATTTGGTTTCGTACTTTCGTTGGCTAGCCCGTAACAGACATATATActagtactatattatctctaaTAAAAGAttggaataaaaaaaaattggaataacGAAATTGTAGTGATACCGTGGATACGAGATACTTGCTTTCAGACCTGCTTCtctatacataatttttttaatgaatataaTTAGGCACTTTTTAATTTCTCTCCCTATATATGTTCAAATTGATAGAAATCTAGTATTGAATACGTGCTTTTGATATCATTGACATGTCTGTTTAACCTTTTAAACAATgaatttttctttgtattttcaaaaataaattttataaaaattgttttttaaaatattataaaaaaatttatatcagTTTTTTCTAAATTAAAGTACTAGTTTTAAcatcttataatttattaaaaattaaaatatagttgaaattgcaattttttaaaaaagtatatcaaaaatgatttttataaaatattatttgaattagtttgaaaattaaataattttttgaaattttgatatcaaaataaaatttcaataaaaaatcaacCTTCTGTcatgtcattaattttttttaaaaaaataaaaacgtaATGTGGCTGAATATTTGATGGATTGACAGTCTAAAACTATTTTATACTGTCaatcatcttttttttctctaaaatatattatttcaataaaatgCTGCATTTTTTGGAAACAAATTCAGCAATAATTGAAAAAGAATGTATTTGCGAGCTTAATAAGTTTATGGGCTTTTGGAGAGAAACCCAACTTCTATTACAAGGTTGCTCCCTTAGAGGAATTTCTACCACAAACCTCTATCTATATCTAGTCACAACACTCCTATAATTTTGGCATGACTTAAGCATCATGGATACAAAAGATGAAGTTGAATAATGGTTTAGCTGCAACATGAACACTGTGAATTGGCTGCAACATTACATGAAGGCCAATGAAGTTTCGATTTTTGGAGTTTTAGCCTAGGGAGTAGGTCTTAGGATAGTTGTAAAAGTTGTAAGATTTCATGTATTTCCATTTTTGACTTGGTTTTTTTAATGTACCTTGTGATAGTTGAATGTAATTGGTCTTTGAATATATATTGACTTTCATTTCAAGAAATAAAATACCACTTTACTTTGCCTCCATTTTGTCCCAATTTGATTTTGTATGAGACCCAACAACCAATAGTATCCACAATGTATCCAAAGAAAGTAACAGTGGTCAAACATGAATGGGAAAGTAAACACGACTTGGTCAGTAAAAGTCAACCTTTTAGAGTTGACTTGTGAACCAAAAGTCAGATCGCATGAATGAGAGCAActtactttcttttcttttccaagCAAGCATCACAAACTATGATCTAAGTGATTTGTGGTATAagactaggggtggaaataggctgggccgagctaggctttgccaagcctaagcctgacctgtcAAAAAATatgaagcctaagcctggcctgtggcctgtcataggcttattttttaggcctgagcctggccttttcgaaggtctgattagcctgttagcctatataaaaacctatttattttagacatatgtatataagcaattaaaataatatttaaatagactaaATAACTAAAAGACCAAGGGACTAAAAAtttatttgcattgacttattttaacttacctcttAGCATAAGTTTAGGAGACTATTTGTtaaagagaacttatgaaaacaatgttcatcagatgttttcatcttattttcacaagttcttcaagataaccaaattttatttatgcattttaattcaaaatataaaacatatcataatgataataaaaatatattcatatttatttaaataggccggcctgataggcttaaaaggcttcttTTAGGGCCTAAGGCCtaacctttttaactaaataggcttataaaaaagcctaggccttttctatttaaaaataatgtgtggcctggcctgagcctatataggctagcctgtaggcccctgttatcggcctggcctatttccaccaCTATATAAGACCCACAACTATATCTTGTGCCACCAATAAGAGAACCCTAATTCATGATATGTCGTTCGGTTTTTCTCACGCAACACCTTCTATAAATTTTTCTAAGCCAACAAATCTTTAACCCTCCTTTACCATAATATGAAATTACATGTCCCGTCAAaccttattattttaaattttgcacTAGGATTTATCGTCATCTGATATCAATTGTTAGAACAACAATCATTatagaagattaaaaataaacgaaagtaaaaataatgaacacaattgaTCTTCTTTATTAACACTATTCGGCCAATTTTACAACTATAGAGCAACTATACTTTCCTTTATTTCTGTCTTATGAATTCATAAGGATTTCAATGTTACAAGTCATATATATTACCTGAGTTCTATTTATCTAAACTCTAATCCTAAATTACCCTCAacaaacaattatatatatatatatatatatatatatatatatatatatatatatatatatatatatatatatatatatatatatatatatatatatatatatatatatatatatatagcatatcaagtgagagcatttttaaatgagagatgagaggaagaaatatcaaccattgaattcatcaagagagataaattaatagcctcattaatgtattagcattctctctcttgatgaatccaatggttgatatttcttcctctcatctctcatttaaaaatgctctcacttgatatgctccctctctatatatatatatatatatatatatatatatatatatatatatatatatatatatatatatatatatatatatatatatatatatatatatatatatatatatatatatatatatatataatctcagTAATGACTTATATAAAACTGTCAAAATGGGTCCGGCCCATAAACCTAATAGTTTAGCGCAGGCCGGACCGCAAAATATCTTAAAAAAACACGACCCTATCTTTTTGGGTCAGCTTATCGGGCCTATATTTTTCAGGGGCCGAGTCAAGCGGGCTTTGGGCTGGccgattaaaaaaaaatttggtaaattttggagaaaaaagattgagataagatatgattgcataaatgtgttttcaagtgataaagaaaagttaaagaggatgtaGATATATTTTCAAGTTGATGTGATCAAGAAAATGGTTatgagataaagagaaaatttgatacgtattagtgataatattaagttactttgtaCTTGTACATGAATGTTTTTtgtggtttatatatatatatatatatatatatatatatatatatatatata is part of the Vicia villosa cultivar HV-30 ecotype Madison, WI linkage group LG2, Vvil1.0, whole genome shotgun sequence genome and encodes:
- the LOC131650201 gene encoding uncharacterized protein LOC131650201, with protein sequence MSRLDRFILSEGLIDMWEIKGQFVESRSISDHCPIAIRASVLNWGPKPFKFFTAWIKHPSFLPFINDVWSSTVIQGHKLFCFKEKLKILKARLRIWNAEVFGIQDMQIDLAFKELSESDIMAAAILDDASVSIFQDNRKKAHARVWDRLLERESLIRQKSRCRWLKEGDRNSNFFHSFMKSRFRRNSISGLKQGADMIDDVVGIKSMKIEHFNDRFQEKIKNRPVLDGVAFNEILPLEAASLEESFSM